Proteins co-encoded in one Candidatus Nomurabacteria bacterium genomic window:
- a CDS encoding right-handed parallel beta-helix repeat-containing protein, translated as MFLAYSTIKKVTRAMSLAMFALFVAVSFVSAEPNQQINYQGKLTDSSGVAVPDGSYNMRFWLLQSTSQATTSAVWTESLTGADQVQVTNGLFSVMLGSTSPLTSVDFGQTLYLGVEIGGTGAPAWDGEMSPRKPLGAVPAAFESMKLGGVASSSFLRSDEADQMIANTFDGTPVLTIQQTRSIAPGDVLSLLDYNSNDLFTVTAAGRVGIGTTTMDRLLNVAGATNAGARFTDTTNEVKVDVRSEDFQGFLGTFSNHDLRLITNNTSRLTITSGGNVGIGTSTPTARLDVSGSIQTTSTSSHIYVNRYGAITDVNYIGITNDRAAFGYNGSTANTAIHGGSGKGIEFNVNSSVFGSGTAAVITPTGNVGIGTTSPYAKLSVAGDIALTGGVYDNNATRGTTGQVLQTTGAGVEWVATSSLGFLSDTSGDWVGTFDGQEGSYYIANSFSTTSANFWETQQTARTADNLTDNSIEELSDVAAMTKNYGDLFYWNGTAWADIATSSLGLGNGTFLGLSDTPGSYTSNAIPYVSGSALAFDSTFVYDGTNLGLGTASPGAMLDIFGAGNSLRLSYDGSNYAELSVDSSGILSLASTGGTGSGYTLGSGLAEDTFTLFDGNALDYYFGLDDSDDTFKLGTGSTVGANVIGAFTSATSTFNTAIVASTTATSTFTNGIALSGGCFQTADGNCLNTAGDTSVVVAASDSPAAEKAYADYVADGTSDEVEIQQAIDYVYANGGGGTVYLLAGNFEVSTSTAPGIAINMATNTQLIGQGVSTVIKLKDNNDLGDVVILRASSTPRVAISSLKIDGNQANQSSSQTAVYLSDSSSSTISELEVVNVDNYGADVNNSTDVLVINNKHIYGINVFLSSRIRIKNNNIAGIDIDGSSDVEVASNNISENWDGIAAYNSSRLSIQNNTMWASADSALYFENITYSNVANNVISNTGKGVTLTEESMYNVISSNQLSNLSAGIYFDAPYSYAPSHNIVSNNVIRNIFGSFVGANGIFLGWGASDNTISNNKIENVGHAAIAAYSRYGGNAANNVISNNQLYSIGLSGAHPAIDIAETTNIAIVANSIYSTSTYALIEIASGAVDTTLASNHFENPNSTNYIADASASTRYNEWDRTTITTDSARGYNLFSIIGSTTATSAAITQLGAGDILTLDNASGRVLTMTNSGNLGLGTSSPAAKLSVAGNTWLDSNVINFASSSASSLLLHYFTAATSTVVNGDSFAWTIATSSSVSPIFRIDTSGSYANTLISGGFDVNNGAISYNAATNQTTIENLALGNMKFEDDAGVVTWTDMGVTAGASVGTVESYTAAIDGNSLLTLYGESDGAGSVTDLAVGIGTTSPWARFSVLGDATDATKPLLTVASSTGDALFHITNAGRVGIGTTSPAAKLAIQNTAFSGAGVVGLDQYLETQNSVLSAVQYGNRFFLDANNTATTTIVGSMIRLRDDTTYGNTVRTLEVQANRGANTYGENTAISAFARTFGVRAVTTGEAGDTYEPAAGFFETEGTAQGNAIRAYTDTLTTASLLSLFQSSSTFAGTGLEMNFGNGTGSFSSSTSKYLDFQNGGASVFTVSAYGTTTIGDGTTNHLAGLQIGFGGICVDNDGSCTASTSGRITSVESLTGNSDLAEMYFSSTNLEPGEVVVLDGELSIDRAEQGSDMPVLGVVSTKPGLLLGFDDSSLRAGERGYPLALSGRVPVKLSTENGPIKRGDSLMLSSLPGVAMKATGTGATIGIALEDFDDARKYSETYLNQFGDDMVEPVYEPIYTNLDPRLDDGCYYGGGNAVGDEPCVPLSATTTQGQIDEANHIAEAESVAEQMDALRDERSETKRLADGTAVKVGRVVMFVDRSYRWFDDSQLASLGTLFSTSSIETVGDNEDETIFDRLVTLANNFVDGVLSVFTLKADKVETSELCVDGVCVTADDLRTMLNTNSSAPVSSNNSPVTGEGSESSEEGAVSEPPTEVLPPNSATSTDEVATTTEEPPAPVETATSSSETEAEQGVPVTEAGEGLGDEVVAENEENIVITEDESLEVPEPPAADTTEADPVSATEEVEAESPHSEDAV; from the coding sequence ATGTTTTTAGCTTATTCGACAATCAAGAAAGTGACCAGGGCAATGAGTCTTGCCATGTTTGCTTTGTTTGTTGCGGTAAGTTTTGTATCTGCTGAGCCAAATCAGCAAATTAATTACCAAGGTAAGCTTACCGACAGTTCAGGAGTGGCAGTGCCTGATGGTTCGTACAACATGCGTTTTTGGTTGTTGCAGAGCACCAGTCAGGCTACTACGTCGGCAGTATGGACCGAATCACTCACTGGCGCTGATCAAGTGCAAGTCACTAATGGTCTTTTTAGCGTAATGCTTGGCTCCACTTCACCGCTTACTAGTGTCGACTTCGGTCAGACGCTCTATTTGGGTGTGGAGATTGGCGGCACTGGAGCGCCTGCCTGGGACGGCGAGATGTCACCTCGCAAGCCACTTGGTGCAGTGCCCGCCGCTTTCGAATCGATGAAGCTTGGTGGTGTTGCCTCGTCGTCTTTCTTACGTTCCGATGAGGCTGATCAAATGATTGCTAATACTTTTGACGGCACTCCAGTATTAACAATCCAGCAAACTAGAAGTATTGCACCAGGCGATGTTTTGTCGTTGCTGGACTATAATTCGAATGATTTATTTACAGTGACGGCTGCTGGTAGAGTAGGAATTGGCACGACTACTATGGATCGCTTATTAAATGTTGCAGGCGCGACAAATGCTGGCGCTCGCTTCACTGATACGACCAATGAGGTAAAAGTTGATGTACGCAGTGAGGACTTCCAAGGCTTCCTAGGCACCTTCTCAAATCATGATTTACGACTCATTACCAATAACACTTCACGGCTTACCATCACCTCGGGCGGCAACGTTGGTATTGGGACATCAACACCAACTGCTAGGCTTGACGTGTCAGGTAGTATACAAACAACGAGTACTAGCTCGCATATCTATGTCAACCGTTACGGTGCTATTACGGATGTAAACTATATAGGTATCACTAATGATCGTGCTGCGTTTGGGTATAACGGTAGTACTGCAAATACTGCTATACATGGAGGTTCTGGAAAAGGTATTGAATTTAATGTCAACAGTTCTGTTTTTGGTTCTGGTACAGCAGCGGTTATTACTCCAACTGGCAACGTCGGCATCGGTACCACCTCACCGTACGCCAAGCTATCAGTAGCTGGCGATATAGCTCTTACGGGAGGTGTGTATGACAATAATGCTACTCGAGGTACTACTGGTCAGGTGCTTCAGACTACGGGTGCGGGTGTGGAGTGGGTCGCAACTTCTAGTCTAGGCTTTTTGTCCGACACGAGCGGTGATTGGGTGGGCACATTCGATGGTCAAGAGGGTAGTTATTACATAGCTAATAGCTTCTCAACAACTTCAGCAAATTTTTGGGAAACACAACAGACAGCGCGTACGGCTGATAATTTGACTGACAACTCTATTGAAGAATTGTCTGACGTGGCGGCCATGACCAAAAATTACGGTGACCTTTTTTACTGGAATGGTACCGCCTGGGCAGACATTGCCACCTCATCGCTCGGCCTTGGTAATGGCACTTTCTTAGGGTTGTCTGATACGCCGGGGTCTTATACCAGTAATGCGATTCCGTATGTCTCAGGTTCAGCGCTCGCGTTTGATTCCACCTTTGTGTACGACGGTACCAATCTTGGTTTGGGTACTGCTTCACCTGGCGCGATGCTCGATATTTTCGGAGCAGGCAACAGCCTCCGGCTTTCATATGATGGTTCAAATTATGCAGAGCTGAGCGTTGATAGTTCTGGTATCCTTTCACTCGCCTCTACTGGTGGAACAGGGAGCGGCTACACGCTTGGCTCTGGCTTAGCTGAAGACACCTTTACTTTGTTTGATGGTAACGCACTCGATTATTACTTTGGTCTTGATGATTCAGACGACACTTTCAAGCTCGGTACTGGCAGCACCGTGGGTGCGAATGTGATTGGAGCATTTACGAGTGCGACGAGTACGTTTAATACAGCGATTGTGGCATCTACGACAGCTACCTCAACTTTCACCAATGGTATCGCTCTCTCTGGTGGATGTTTCCAGACTGCCGATGGAAACTGTCTCAATACCGCAGGCGACACTTCCGTGGTGGTGGCAGCCTCAGACTCTCCAGCAGCAGAAAAGGCATATGCTGACTACGTGGCTGATGGTACGAGTGACGAAGTTGAGATTCAGCAGGCGATTGATTATGTGTATGCCAATGGCGGTGGTGGTACGGTGTATCTCTTGGCTGGTAACTTTGAAGTTTCTACATCCACCGCACCAGGTATCGCAATAAATATGGCGACCAACACTCAGCTTATCGGGCAAGGAGTTTCTACTGTGATTAAATTGAAGGACAATAACGATTTGGGTGATGTGGTTATTTTGAGAGCAAGCAGCACTCCTCGAGTGGCAATTTCTAGTCTCAAAATTGATGGTAATCAGGCAAACCAATCTAGTTCACAAACTGCGGTGTACCTCAGTGATTCAAGTAGCTCAACCATATCTGAGCTTGAGGTAGTTAATGTTGATAACTATGGTGCTGATGTTAACAATTCGACTGATGTTCTTGTGATAAATAATAAACATATATATGGAATAAACGTTTTTCTTTCCAGTCGCATAAGAATCAAGAATAACAATATCGCAGGCATTGATATTGACGGTTCGTCTGATGTGGAGGTTGCTAGTAACAACATTAGTGAAAATTGGGACGGCATAGCTGCATATAATTCGAGTCGGTTGTCAATTCAGAACAATACAATGTGGGCGAGTGCTGACAGTGCTCTTTACTTCGAGAATATAACTTACTCTAATGTTGCTAATAACGTTATCTCCAATACTGGCAAGGGTGTTACTCTAACTGAGGAGTCTATGTACAACGTTATTTCGAGTAACCAGCTATCAAATCTTAGTGCAGGTATTTATTTTGACGCTCCGTATAGCTATGCTCCTTCACATAATATTGTTAGCAATAATGTTATCAGAAACATCTTCGGCAGCTTTGTTGGTGCAAACGGTATCTTTCTAGGTTGGGGTGCTTCAGATAACACTATTTCTAACAACAAAATTGAGAATGTTGGACATGCCGCAATTGCTGCATATAGTAGGTACGGCGGCAATGCTGCCAACAATGTCATTTCTAATAACCAATTGTACTCAATAGGTTTGTCTGGTGCACATCCTGCAATCGATATTGCAGAAACCACAAACATCGCAATCGTTGCAAATAGTATTTATTCGACGTCGACGTATGCGTTGATAGAAATTGCCAGCGGTGCTGTTGATACGACTCTTGCTTCAAATCATTTCGAAAATCCAAACAGCACAAACTACATCGCGGATGCGAGTGCGAGTACTCGCTACAACGAATGGGATAGGACTACGATCACGACAGATAGCGCTCGCGGGTACAATCTCTTCAGCATCATTGGTTCAACTACTGCAACGTCCGCTGCTATCACACAGCTAGGTGCAGGAGATATTCTCACACTCGACAATGCTTCCGGTCGTGTCTTAACCATGACCAACAGTGGCAATCTCGGCCTGGGTACGTCAAGTCCAGCGGCAAAACTTTCTGTCGCCGGCAACACCTGGCTCGACTCAAACGTGATTAACTTCGCGTCTTCAAGTGCATCTTCACTCCTTCTTCATTACTTCACTGCTGCCACCAGTACGGTAGTGAATGGTGATAGTTTTGCGTGGACTATCGCTACTTCAAGTTCAGTGTCGCCAATCTTCCGGATTGATACCTCAGGTTCGTATGCAAATACACTTATCTCTGGTGGCTTTGATGTTAATAATGGTGCAATTTCGTATAACGCAGCAACCAACCAGACCACTATTGAGAACCTGGCGTTGGGCAACATGAAGTTTGAGGATGATGCTGGAGTGGTGACGTGGACTGACATGGGCGTCACTGCTGGCGCTTCGGTTGGTACTGTCGAAAGTTATACTGCTGCTATTGATGGTAACTCACTACTTACTCTGTATGGTGAATCTGATGGAGCGGGTAGTGTGACCGATCTTGCTGTGGGTATTGGTACTACCTCGCCTTGGGCACGCTTCAGCGTGCTTGGTGACGCAACCGATGCTACCAAGCCGCTCCTTACGGTTGCGTCATCAACCGGTGATGCGCTCTTTCATATTACAAACGCAGGTAGGGTTGGTATTGGCACCACTTCACCAGCGGCAAAATTGGCAATTCAAAATACTGCGTTTTCTGGAGCAGGAGTGGTTGGACTTGATCAGTACCTCGAAACACAAAACAGTGTTCTTTCAGCAGTGCAGTATGGTAATCGATTTTTCCTCGATGCTAATAACACTGCCACTACCACCATTGTGGGGAGTATGATTCGCCTGCGGGACGATACTACATATGGTAATACGGTGCGTACGCTTGAAGTACAAGCCAATCGCGGTGCGAATACGTACGGTGAAAATACGGCGATTTCAGCCTTCGCCCGCACTTTTGGTGTGCGAGCAGTCACGACTGGTGAAGCAGGCGATACCTACGAGCCAGCAGCTGGTTTCTTTGAGACCGAAGGTACTGCTCAAGGTAATGCAATTCGTGCGTATACTGATACGCTTACTACTGCCAGCTTGCTTTCACTGTTCCAGTCAAGCTCAACCTTCGCCGGTACCGGCCTTGAGATGAATTTTGGTAATGGCACGGGGTCATTCTCTTCGTCCACATCTAAGTACCTCGACTTCCAAAACGGCGGCGCATCGGTCTTTACAGTATCAGCCTACGGCACGACTACCATCGGTGATGGTACCACCAACCATCTTGCAGGACTTCAGATTGGTTTTGGTGGTATTTGTGTCGATAATGATGGTTCGTGTACTGCTTCTACGTCAGGGCGCATCACTTCAGTAGAAAGTCTGACTGGAAATTCTGACCTCGCAGAAATGTATTTCAGCAGCACCAATCTCGAGCCAGGCGAAGTGGTGGTGCTTGATGGTGAGCTTTCAATTGATCGTGCAGAACAGGGAAGTGACATGCCGGTTCTTGGTGTGGTTTCTACCAAGCCGGGTCTGCTTCTTGGTTTTGACGATTCCTCACTTCGTGCCGGAGAGCGTGGGTACCCACTGGCGCTATCTGGACGTGTGCCAGTGAAGCTTTCAACCGAAAACGGTCCAATTAAGCGTGGTGATTCACTTATGCTTTCATCTCTGCCGGGCGTAGCCATGAAGGCAACTGGCACGGGAGCAACTATTGGTATTGCTCTAGAGGACTTTGATGATGCACGCAAGTACAGTGAAACATATCTCAATCAATTTGGTGACGACATGGTGGAGCCAGTGTATGAGCCAATTTATACCAATCTTGATCCGCGACTTGATGATGGTTGTTATTACGGTGGTGGTAATGCGGTAGGCGATGAACCGTGTGTGCCGCTCTCGGCCACCACTACACAAGGTCAGATTGATGAAGCAAACCACATCGCTGAAGCAGAGAGTGTGGCTGAGCAAATGGACGCGCTGCGTGATGAGCGAAGTGAAACAAAGCGATTGGCGGACGGTACGGCAGTGAAGGTCGGTCGCGTGGTAATGTTTGTTGATCGAAGCTACCGCTGGTTTGATGATTCACAGCTTGCGTCGCTCGGCACACTCTTTAGCACCTCATCGATTGAGACGGTTGGTGATAATGAAGACGAAACAATCTTCGATCGCCTAGTGACACTTGCCAACAACTTCGTAGACGGCGTTCTTTCAGTCTTTACACTTAAGGCAGACAAGGTTGAGACTAGT
- the gatB gene encoding Asp-tRNA(Asn)/Glu-tRNA(Gln) amidotransferase subunit GatB: MSYTPTIGLEVHAELKTASKMFCGCKNAPHDNEPNTNVCPVCLAHPGTLPVPNEQAIEMVLMFGQAVGATPATYSEFDRKNYFYPDIPKAYQISQYAYPFLSGGSLEEVELTRVHLEEDTARSQHDKGEGSLVDFNRSGVPLMELVTEPVIHDAATAGKFARELQLLLRTLGISDANMERGEMRVEANISVSPNEHFGTKVEVKNLNSFKSVEAAIQYEIARQIELLEKGGKVVQETRGWDENRSKTFSQRSKETAKDYRYFPDPDIPKINVAEHAEFSSNRLSEKMPILPSKKRLDYKNLGLPSDQVEVIISDKNLDDYFSLLITEVGQSESILKLSANYLTSDVVSILSAGDRHLSDLKVADFASLMHMISAGEINSRVAKDLLPELFGSEVSPQVLAENKGLLQVSDTASLESVIAEIITENETVAAEYRAGKAAALQYLLGQGMKKTRGAANPAVLKSLLEKALK, encoded by the coding sequence ATGTCTTACACCCCGACAATTGGTCTTGAAGTTCATGCCGAACTAAAGACCGCTAGTAAAATGTTTTGTGGTTGCAAAAACGCTCCACATGACAATGAACCTAATACGAATGTTTGTCCAGTATGCTTGGCACACCCAGGTACACTGCCGGTTCCTAATGAGCAGGCGATTGAGATGGTTCTCATGTTTGGTCAAGCGGTTGGTGCAACGCCAGCGACATACTCAGAGTTTGACCGAAAAAATTACTTCTATCCAGACATTCCCAAAGCGTACCAAATCAGTCAGTATGCTTACCCGTTCTTGAGTGGTGGCTCGCTAGAAGAGGTTGAGCTCACTCGAGTACATTTGGAAGAAGATACTGCTCGCAGTCAACATGATAAGGGTGAGGGAAGTCTGGTTGACTTCAACCGGTCAGGTGTGCCGCTCATGGAGCTCGTTACGGAGCCAGTCATTCACGATGCTGCGACTGCCGGAAAGTTTGCACGCGAGTTACAGCTTTTGCTTCGGACACTTGGTATTTCTGATGCCAATATGGAACGAGGGGAAATGCGTGTTGAGGCAAATATATCTGTCAGTCCTAATGAACATTTTGGCACTAAAGTTGAAGTGAAAAACCTCAACTCGTTTAAATCAGTTGAAGCAGCGATACAGTACGAGATTGCTCGACAGATTGAGCTTTTGGAAAAGGGAGGGAAAGTAGTGCAGGAGACACGGGGGTGGGATGAGAACCGTAGCAAGACATTTAGTCAGCGTTCAAAAGAGACCGCCAAAGATTACCGCTACTTCCCAGATCCTGATATTCCAAAGATTAACGTGGCTGAACATGCTGAGTTTTCTTCAAATCGTCTATCCGAGAAAATGCCTATTTTACCAAGTAAAAAAAGGCTAGATTATAAAAATCTCGGATTACCGAGTGATCAAGTAGAGGTAATTATATCCGATAAAAACCTTGACGATTACTTTTCCTTGCTTATCACTGAAGTGGGGCAATCTGAATCAATACTCAAGCTTTCAGCAAACTACCTCACTTCAGATGTGGTTTCAATTCTGTCTGCAGGAGATCGACACTTATCAGATCTCAAAGTCGCTGATTTCGCTTCTCTTATGCATATGATAAGTGCAGGCGAAATAAATTCTCGTGTAGCGAAGGATTTGTTGCCGGAACTTTTTGGATCTGAGGTGTCACCGCAGGTACTCGCCGAGAATAAAGGCTTACTACAAGTTTCTGATACTGCATCACTAGAGTCAGTTATTGCTGAAATTATCACTGAGAACGAAACTGTTGCGGCTGAATATCGTGCGGGTAAAGCGGCTGCTCTACAGTACTTGCTTGGACAGGGCATGAAAAAAACACGTGGCGCTGCCAATCCTGCGGTACTAAAAAGTTTGCTGGAAAAGGCTTTAAAATAA